Proteins found in one Anopheles aquasalis chromosome 3, idAnoAquaMG_Q_19, whole genome shotgun sequence genomic segment:
- the LOC126579343 gene encoding leucine-rich repeat neuronal protein 3, translating into MVHLAKAGIGCCRIIIYSTTLVLLVFLQQVYTFCPSICTCEGDPNMRTWCIGAGLDVVPIQLNPEMRYINLTANRITSVHFTLTFYYKLEVLDLSLNRIEALGSRNFDTQENLRTLNLSGNAITILPKDALRGLKRLQTLQLTNNRIETVHPAAFHDLRNLIELDLTGNAITSLEPGTLRHLYSLEVLSFQNNQLLEVPYGRNLEHLARLQLLDLSINLLEYIGNDSFVGLRELRTLRLGGNVLSELDSGAFHGLTGLKVLDVVDNNLTVVPTLQLSKLCNLTYLSLSGNYFTVLPAVAFQNLFQLQQLHLDRLDRLERIDVRTFVDNANLRILTLDDNPSFASLPLRLFHGNPALEEISMRRNALTRLDAVHFPLDRLQRLELAGNPLVCNCSLLWLWRLTTGYGLHDSADFRLIVPAAAAAAALITSSSASSSPSTSTEQQDDEGVHRHHQYHRQQLHHGGGGGPLRIDRDEIGCDWYEDGHRTRHLLRTLSESDMHCPTHLLTVISAVLSVLLVLATGASVLYVLRQSKRRKRLLTDDDDVRRKVTVGGLGDLAVPHPQKVDKLELERYLAQQQSLVHEYRALRAPWELATTGSALPVKEDLSRYGSVTSAGPGTRPEATNTTDHYESLDFYQQQHQQQQQPAPQQKRTLSRPHIVFV; encoded by the exons ATGGTGCACCTTGCAAAGGCCGGTATCGGCTGCTGTCGGATCATCATCTACTCGACGAccctcgtgctgctggtgttcctTCAGCAGGTCTACACCTTCTGTCCCTCGATATGTACGTGCGAGGGTGATCCGAACATGCGCACCTGGTGCATCGGGGCCGGCCTCGATGTCGTCCCGATTCAGCTCAATCCGGAGATGCGCTACATCAATCTTACCGCGAACCGGATCACAAGCGTTCACTTTACGCTCACCTTTTACTACAAGCTGGAGGTGCTCGATCTTTCGCTCAATCGGATCGAGGCACTCGGTTCGCGTAACTTTGACACACAGGAGAACCTGCGGACGCTCAATCTGAGTGGGAATGCGATCACCATCCTGCCCAAGGATGCACTGCGGGGGTTGAAACGGTTGCAGACACTGCAGTTGACGAACAATCGCATCGAGACGGTCCATCCGGCCGCCTTTCATGATTTGCGTAATTTGATCGAGCTCGATCTGACGGGCAATGCGATCACGAGCCTGGAACCGGGCACCCTGCGCCATCTGTACTCGCTCGAGGTGCTTTCGTTCCAGAACAATCAGCTGCTGGAGGTACCGTATGGGCGGAATCTGGAGCATCTGGCACGGTTACAGTTGCTCGATCTGTCCATCAATCTGCTCGAGTACATCGGGAACGATAGTTTCGTGGGGCTGAGGGAACTGCGGACACTTCGGCTGGGGGGTAATGTGCTGAGCGAGCTGGACTCCGGTGCATTCCATGGGCTGACCGGGCTGAAGGTGCTCGATGTCGTCGACAATAATCTTACA GTTGTGCCAACACTGCAATTATCAAAATTGTGTAATTTAACATATTTATCACTGAGCGGAAACTACTTCACGGTGCTACCGGCCGTGGCGTTCCAGAACCTCtttcagctgcagcagctacaTCTCGATCGGCTCGACCGGCTCGAGCGGATCGATGTGCG GACGTTCGTGGACAACGCGAACCTGCGGATTCTCACCCTGGACGACAATCCATCATTTGCGAGCTTACCGTTACGGTTGTTCCACGGCAATCCGGCCCTGGAGGAGATTTCGATGCGCCGGAACGCGCTGACACGCCTCGACGCGGTCCACTTTCCGCTCGATCGGTTGCAGCGGCTCGAGCTGGCCGGCAATCCGCTCGTCTGCAACTGTTcactgctgtggctgtggcgatTAACCACCGGTTACGGGCTGCACGATTCGGCCGACTTCCGGTTAATCGTgccagcggccgctgccgccgcagcACTCATCACTTCTTCCTCTGCATCCTCCTCACCGTCGACATCGACGGAGCAACAGGATGATGAGGGAGTTCATCggcaccaccagtaccaccgacagcagctgcaccatggcggtggtggtggtccactgCGCATCGATCGCGATGAGATCGGTTGCGATTGGTACGAGGATGGACACCGGACACGCCATCTGCTCCGTACGCTCAGTGAGTCCGATATGCACTGTCCAACGCATCTGCTCACCGTCATCAGTGCGGTGTTGAGCGTGCTGCTCGtcctggccaccggtgccagcgTGCTGTACGTCCTGCGGCAGTCTAAACGCCGCAAGCGACTCctcaccgacgatgatgatgtgcggcGTAAGGTGACGGTGGGTGGTCTCGGTGATCTGGCCGTGCCACACCCCCAGAAGGTCGATAAGCTCGAACTGGAGCGTTACCTGGCCCAACAGCAATCGCTGGTGCATGAGTACCGGGCGCTCAGGGCCCCCTGGGAgctcgccaccaccggcagtgcGCTTCCGGTGAAGGAGGACCTCAGCCGGTACGGTAGTGTCACGTCGGCAGGTCCCGGTACTCGCCCGGAGGCCACCAACACGACGGACCACTACGAAAGCCTCGACttttatcagcagcagcatcagcagcagcagcagccagcaccacagcaAAAGCGAACACTCTCCCGACCACACATTGTCTTCGTATGA